Proteins encoded by one window of Chryseobacterium foetidum:
- a CDS encoding M16 family metallopeptidase translates to MNFFKKLTIATSIAAASFCVCAHAQDFQWKEAKSNGYTYKYVTNDPTSARYYTLKNGLTVILSPTNKEPRIQTYIATKAGSKTDPADHTGLAHYLEHMLFKGTDKFGSKDWAKEKPLLDQIDALYEQYNQTKDEAKRKEIYKNIDKVSGEAAKYAIANEYDKMMASMGGDGTNAFTSVEQTVYTEDIPANAVDKFLALQGERFRAPILRLFHTELEAVYEEKNRALDDDDDKSYEAFFAAIFPNNNYGKQTTIGTVEHLKNPSLKAIREYYNNYYVPNNMGIIMSGDFNPDEIIAKIDKAFSYMKQKAVPNYVVGQEKAITSPVTKEVFGPNPESLLMGFRFPGATTKDARMLNLVGSMLTNGQAGLIDLNLVKKQKLLGASAFPYVLKDYSTLLLSGRPTEGQSLDEVKNLLLQQIEKLRKGDFSEDLIQSIVNNEKKSIIQRDEKYSSRADILMSEFTSEIDHKVSLEYVKEISAITKKDIMDFASKYLQDNNYVSIYKRKGEDKNIAKVEKPTITPVSVNREDQSPFLKKIDAMPENAISPIWLNFEKDITKNKLGTVDVLSVKNSDNALFRMYYYFEAGKWSNKMLPLAAEYLQYLGTKNKSSEDISKEFYKLASSFNVGAGNETTYISLEGLNENFEKTAALFEDLIKNCQADQAALEAYKVRLRKARDNAKQNKGSIMAGLRSYAQYGAQNPFNNVLSDAELDALKAEDLVKILKDLFTFKHKVLYYGPKTGTEVTASLKPIHPVASDLKDMPKSKTFTQISSDKNKVLFSDFDMVQAEVFWVKNGELYNPTITPTAQLFNNYFGSGMGSIVFQTIRESKALAYSSYSAYSMPSKKEDKSSVIAYVGTQADKFNDATVAMNELLNELPKSEQLVETAKNSLRKSIAAERITQDGIIFNYLAAQRLGNNFDMRKNVYDQSPKLNFSDLNNFHNKEMKNKNYTYCIVASKDKVKEEDMKKLGEVKKLSLTEIFGY, encoded by the coding sequence ATGAATTTTTTCAAAAAACTGACCATTGCCACAAGCATTGCAGCAGCAAGTTTCTGTGTCTGTGCGCACGCGCAGGATTTCCAGTGGAAGGAAGCAAAATCTAACGGTTACACATATAAATACGTGACCAACGATCCCACCTCTGCAAGATATTATACTTTAAAAAACGGTTTGACGGTCATTTTAAGTCCGACCAATAAGGAGCCGAGAATCCAGACTTATATTGCGACAAAAGCAGGGAGCAAAACCGATCCGGCCGACCACACAGGTTTGGCTCATTACCTTGAGCACATGCTTTTCAAAGGCACAGATAAGTTCGGTTCTAAAGACTGGGCTAAGGAAAAGCCTTTACTGGATCAGATTGATGCTTTGTACGAACAATACAATCAGACGAAAGACGAAGCAAAGAGAAAAGAGATTTACAAAAACATTGATAAAGTTTCCGGTGAAGCAGCAAAATATGCTATCGCCAACGAATACGATAAAATGATGGCTTCTATGGGTGGCGACGGCACAAACGCCTTCACATCGGTGGAGCAAACGGTGTATACAGAAGATATTCCGGCGAATGCGGTTGATAAATTTCTGGCATTGCAGGGCGAGAGATTCAGAGCACCGATTCTGAGGCTTTTCCATACTGAGCTCGAAGCGGTTTATGAAGAGAAAAACAGAGCTTTGGATGACGATGACGATAAATCTTATGAAGCATTCTTTGCAGCTATTTTCCCGAACAACAATTACGGAAAACAGACTACAATCGGAACGGTTGAGCACCTGAAAAACCCTTCACTAAAGGCGATCAGAGAATATTACAATAATTATTATGTTCCCAATAATATGGGAATCATCATGTCGGGAGATTTTAATCCTGATGAAATAATTGCCAAAATCGACAAGGCTTTTTCTTACATGAAGCAAAAGGCAGTTCCCAATTATGTTGTCGGACAGGAAAAAGCGATCACTTCTCCCGTGACAAAAGAAGTTTTTGGCCCGAATCCTGAAAGTTTACTGATGGGCTTCAGATTTCCGGGCGCAACAACCAAAGATGCGAGAATGCTGAATCTGGTGGGAAGTATGCTGACTAACGGACAGGCAGGATTGATTGATTTAAATTTAGTTAAAAAACAAAAACTCCTCGGGGCAAGCGCTTTCCCTTATGTTTTAAAAGATTATTCCACTTTATTATTGAGCGGAAGACCTACGGAAGGTCAGTCTTTGGATGAAGTCAAAAATTTACTCCTTCAACAGATTGAAAAGCTTAGAAAAGGAGATTTCTCTGAAGATTTGATCCAGTCTATCGTCAACAATGAAAAGAAAAGCATCATTCAGCGGGACGAAAAATATTCTTCAAGAGCCGATATTCTGATGAGTGAATTTACATCTGAAATTGACCACAAAGTTTCTTTGGAATATGTGAAAGAGATTTCTGCGATTACCAAGAAAGATATTATGGATTTCGCTTCAAAATATCTTCAGGACAACAATTACGTATCGATTTATAAACGAAAAGGCGAAGACAAAAATATCGCTAAAGTTGAAAAACCGACCATCACTCCGGTTTCGGTGAACAGAGAAGATCAGTCTCCGTTCCTGAAAAAGATCGATGCAATGCCTGAAAATGCCATTTCCCCGATCTGGCTGAATTTTGAAAAGGACATAACGAAAAACAAACTGGGAACGGTGGATGTTCTTTCCGTTAAAAACAGTGATAATGCATTATTCAGAATGTATTACTATTTCGAGGCTGGAAAATGGAGCAATAAAATGTTGCCTCTGGCAGCAGAATATCTTCAGTATTTAGGTACGAAAAATAAATCTTCAGAAGATATCAGTAAAGAGTTTTACAAACTGGCTTCCAGCTTTAACGTAGGAGCCGGAAATGAAACGACCTACATCTCACTTGAAGGTTTAAACGAAAACTTTGAGAAAACAGCAGCGCTTTTTGAAGATTTAATTAAAAACTGTCAGGCAGATCAGGCAGCTTTGGAAGCTTATAAAGTCCGTCTGAGAAAGGCAAGAGACAATGCCAAGCAGAACAAAGGATCAATTATGGCTGGATTGAGAAGCTATGCACAGTACGGTGCTCAGAATCCTTTCAATAATGTTTTGAGTGATGCTGAACTGGATGCGTTGAAGGCCGAAGATTTGGTTAAAATCCTGAAAGATTTATTCACATTCAAGCATAAAGTTCTTTATTACGGACCAAAAACCGGAACTGAAGTGACTGCATCTTTAAAACCTATCCATCCTGTGGCATCAGATTTAAAGGATATGCCGAAATCGAAAACGTTTACCCAAATTTCATCCGACAAAAACAAAGTTCTGTTTTCCGATTTTGATATGGTTCAGGCTGAAGTTTTTTGGGTAAAAAATGGCGAACTTTACAATCCTACAATCACACCGACGGCTCAGCTCTTCAATAATTATTTCGGCAGCGGAATGGGTTCCATCGTGTTCCAGACCATCAGAGAGTCTAAAGCTTTGGCGTACTCAAGCTATTCTGCCTACTCGATGCCTTCCAAAAAAGAAGATAAAAGTTCAGTGATTGCTTATGTAGGAACGCAGGCTGATAAATTTAATGATGCAACTGTCGCTATGAACGAGCTTCTGAATGAACTTCCGAAATCTGAGCAGTTGGTCGAAACAGCCAAAAATTCTTTAAGAAAATCGATTGCTGCTGAAAGAATCACTCAGGATGGAATCATTTTTAATTATCTTGCCGCCCAAAGACTCGGAAACAATTTTGACATGAGAAAAAATGTCTACGATCAGTCTCCGAAACTTAATTTTTCGGATCTCAACAATTTCCACAATAAGGAAATGAAAAATAAGAATTACACGTATTGCATTGTAGCTTCTAAAGATAAAGTGAAGGAAGAGGATATGAAGAAATTAGGCGAAGTGAAAAAGCTGAGCCTTACAGAAATCTTCGGATATTAA
- a CDS encoding pyridoxal phosphate-dependent aminotransferase yields the protein MNKLSDRVNRLGYSQTFVMSNKAREMKAEGIDVISLTLGEPDFDVPDNIKQAAFDAINENYSHYSPVPGFLELRQAISDKLKRDNKLDYKPAQICVSNGAKQAIINVLAAIVNDGDEVILPTPYWVSYDEMVKMMGGNSIMLPTSYVTDFKITAEQLEEAINDKTKAILFSSPCNPSGGYYTYDELKSLAKVIAKYPHVTVISDEIYEYINYETKTTSIAQFPEVYEQTAVINGMSKAFAMTGWRIGYSACPEWLAKACEKVQGQMTSGANTVAQRASIVALKTDPSEYKYMINAFEQRRNLMFELMKEITGFKVLLPKAAFYFFPDISYYIGKTLNGTEIKDADDFAMFLLENAHVGCVGGVSFGSPECIRFSYAASEEELREAMRRIKETLEKYS from the coding sequence ATGAATAAACTATCAGATAGAGTAAACAGACTGGGTTACTCACAGACTTTTGTGATGTCTAACAAGGCAAGAGAGATGAAGGCCGAAGGCATTGATGTTATAAGCTTAACTTTAGGTGAACCGGATTTCGATGTTCCCGACAATATCAAACAGGCTGCTTTTGATGCCATCAACGAAAATTACAGCCACTACTCACCTGTTCCGGGATTTTTAGAATTGCGTCAGGCGATTTCAGATAAATTAAAAAGAGATAATAAATTAGATTATAAACCTGCACAGATTTGTGTTTCCAACGGTGCAAAGCAGGCCATCATTAATGTTTTGGCTGCCATTGTCAACGATGGAGATGAAGTAATTCTTCCTACGCCTTACTGGGTGAGTTATGATGAAATGGTAAAAATGATGGGCGGAAATTCCATAATGCTTCCAACATCATACGTTACCGACTTCAAAATTACTGCTGAGCAGCTTGAAGAGGCCATAAATGATAAAACAAAGGCAATACTTTTCAGTTCGCCGTGCAATCCTTCAGGAGGTTATTACACGTACGATGAATTGAAATCTTTGGCAAAAGTAATTGCGAAATATCCTCACGTAACGGTAATTTCAGACGAAATCTACGAATATATTAATTACGAAACCAAAACCACTTCTATCGCACAGTTTCCTGAAGTGTACGAACAAACCGCAGTAATCAACGGAATGTCCAAAGCTTTTGCGATGACAGGATGGAGAATCGGTTATTCAGCGTGCCCGGAATGGCTGGCAAAAGCCTGCGAAAAAGTACAGGGACAAATGACAAGCGGAGCGAATACTGTTGCTCAAAGAGCTTCAATTGTAGCTTTAAAAACAGATCCGTCAGAATACAAATACATGATCAATGCTTTCGAACAAAGAAGAAATCTGATGTTTGAGCTGATGAAAGAGATCACAGGTTTCAAGGTTCTTTTGCCTAAAGCTGCCTTCTATTTCTTCCCTGATATTTCTTATTACATCGGAAAAACTTTGAACGGAACTGAAATAAAAGATGCTGACGATTTTGCGATGTTCCTTCTGGAAAATGCTCACGTAGGCTGCGTCGGCGGAGTTTCTTTTGGAAGCCCTGAATGTATTAGATTTTCCTATGCAGCTTCAGAAGAAGAATTGAGAGAAGCGATGAGAAGAATTAAAGAAACTTTAGAAAAATACAGTTAA
- a CDS encoding GLPGLI family protein: protein MIRLLFLLVATTLAGQNYRFVYEYKFRPDVASRDSLVTDYMNLDTDGKESYFYNAAKFEKDSVYAATKDSKVLSEFKNFDRNLTYTIHKTYSPKSINFYDKFQTANLVIKEEKFPVWKVQNEFKKIGDINCQKATADYRGRSWTAWFSKDYPISDGPYKFSGLPGLVVQINDTENDHQFNLIQIKKTQNTYSFLPKSNREISEKEFKKLWADYRFTPDEINSMNINSKEGNMTVQLKDGYTSKISLDKVKKTKDMDAALSLILSKSKNRIERD, encoded by the coding sequence ATGATAAGACTTTTATTTCTACTCGTAGCAACAACACTTGCCGGACAAAACTACAGATTCGTTTATGAGTATAAATTCCGTCCTGATGTTGCTTCCAGAGATTCTTTGGTAACAGACTACATGAATCTCGATACCGATGGAAAAGAATCTTATTTCTACAACGCCGCAAAATTTGAAAAAGATTCTGTCTATGCTGCCACCAAAGATTCCAAAGTGCTTTCAGAGTTCAAAAATTTTGACAGAAACCTTACCTACACCATTCACAAAACCTATTCTCCAAAGAGTATCAACTTTTACGATAAATTTCAAACGGCAAATCTTGTTATCAAAGAAGAAAAATTTCCGGTCTGGAAAGTTCAGAACGAGTTTAAAAAAATCGGAGATATCAACTGTCAGAAAGCCACAGCAGATTACAGAGGAAGAAGCTGGACAGCATGGTTCAGTAAAGATTATCCGATAAGCGACGGACCTTACAAGTTTTCAGGTTTGCCGGGGCTTGTTGTTCAGATTAATGATACTGAGAATGATCATCAGTTTAATTTAATTCAAATTAAAAAGACACAAAATACGTACAGTTTCTTACCTAAATCCAACAGGGAAATCAGCGAAAAGGAATTCAAAAAGCTTTGGGCCGATTACCGTTTTACTCCGGATGAAATCAACAGTATGAACATCAATTCAAAGGAAGGAAACATGACTGTACAGTTGAAAGACGGCTACACGAGCAAAATCAGCCTTGATAAAGTAAAAAAAACAAAGGATATGGATGCAGCACTTTCTTTAATTCTGTCAAAGTCTAAAAACAGGATTGAGAGAGATTAA
- the rsmG gene encoding 16S rRNA (guanine(527)-N(7))-methyltransferase RsmG, translating to MSTALLLKYFPDLTDVQKEQFAKLEGLYGEWNEKINVISRKDMESLYEKHILHSLGIAKVMEFAPGTKVLDIGTGGGFPGIPLAILFPETQFTLIDSIGKKITVVNAVAEGVGLTNVTAIHGRAEKLKEKFHFVVSRAVTQMPEFLRWLKGKFEKEQMNQKHNGVLYLKGGELAEELAGLKCEIFNLKNYFDEEFYDTKKVVYLSKGNFNS from the coding sequence ATGTCTACAGCGTTATTATTAAAATATTTTCCCGATCTCACAGATGTACAGAAAGAACAGTTTGCCAAACTCGAAGGTTTGTACGGAGAATGGAATGAAAAAATAAACGTGATCTCCCGAAAGGATATGGAATCGCTTTATGAAAAGCACATTCTGCACTCTCTGGGAATTGCAAAAGTTATGGAATTTGCTCCAGGAACTAAAGTTTTAGACATCGGCACCGGCGGCGGTTTTCCCGGAATTCCTTTGGCAATTCTGTTTCCGGAAACTCAGTTTACGCTGATCGATTCTATTGGAAAGAAAATCACCGTTGTGAACGCAGTGGCTGAAGGCGTAGGATTAACCAATGTAACAGCCATTCACGGAAGAGCTGAGAAGCTGAAAGAAAAATTCCATTTTGTGGTCAGCAGGGCAGTGACGCAGATGCCGGAATTTCTTCGTTGGCTGAAAGGAAAATTTGAAAAAGAACAGATGAACCAAAAACACAACGGAGTTCTTTATCTGAAGGGCGGAGAGCTTGCTGAAGAGCTTGCCGGATTGAAGTGTGAAATATTCAATCTGAAAAATTATTTTGATGAAGAATTTTATGACACTAAAAAAGTAGTTTATTTATCAAAAGGTAATTTTAATTCTTGA
- a CDS encoding DUF922 domain-containing Zn-dependent protease produces MKYRFSAFLLLMSFVFISAQKIYWSEGRKLTWDDFKSKTNILKGAEVVAFTNCGWEHSAKTTTNPKAPVEMKILTVFNPEKSWKDVTRINDYVLLHEQKHFDIAEMFARKFRKEASEKIKTSADYKKLFNTLYKNILTEYKNFQRKYDAETDHGNNREKQEYYNNFISEELQKLNNYRYIEVS; encoded by the coding sequence ATGAAATATAGATTCTCAGCTTTTTTACTTTTAATGTCTTTTGTCTTTATTTCAGCTCAGAAAATCTACTGGAGTGAAGGGAGGAAACTTACTTGGGACGATTTTAAAAGCAAAACAAATATTCTAAAAGGCGCTGAAGTAGTTGCCTTTACCAACTGTGGCTGGGAACATTCCGCAAAAACAACAACGAACCCGAAAGCTCCTGTTGAAATGAAAATTCTGACTGTCTTTAATCCTGAAAAATCATGGAAAGATGTGACAAGAATTAATGATTATGTGCTTTTGCATGAGCAGAAACATTTTGATATAGCTGAAATGTTTGCGCGAAAATTCAGAAAAGAGGCATCAGAAAAAATTAAAACTTCCGCTGATTATAAGAAGCTTTTCAATACGCTCTACAAGAATATTTTGACGGAATACAAAAACTTCCAGCGTAAGTATGATGCCGAAACGGATCATGGAAACAACAGGGAAAAGCAGGAGTATTACAATAATTTTATCAGTGAGGAACTGCAAAAACTAAATAACTACCGATACATTGAAGTTTCTTAA